Proteins from one Bradyrhizobium roseum genomic window:
- a CDS encoding site-specific DNA-methyltransferase has protein sequence MVVSRRGASVRAPRTKFESESNARIVIGDCVAEMSKLPAGSVDLVFADPPYNLQLKGELKRPDESHVDAVNNDWDKFSSFAAYDDFTRAWLLACRRIMKPSATLWVIGSYHNIFRVGSIMQDLGFWVLNDIVWRKTNPMPNFRGRRFTNAHETMIWAARDEKAKGYTFNYEALKAANEDVQARSDWLIPLCTGEERLKGEDGKKVHPTQKPEGLLARVLLSSSKPGDLVIDPFNGTGTTGAVAKRLGRRYIGFERDRTYAAAAEARIAAVEPLPEATLAPFMTAREAPRVAFSELIERGMIPPGTKLVDSKKRHGALVRADGAIMLGDKVGSIHRIGAVAQGAPACNGWTFWHVETKNGLKLIDELRAEIRSEMAAG, from the coding sequence ATGGTAGTGTCGCGTCGCGGGGCGTCCGTAAGGGCGCCCCGCACTAAATTTGAATCCGAGTCGAACGCTCGCATCGTCATTGGCGATTGCGTCGCCGAGATGTCGAAGCTTCCGGCCGGTTCGGTCGATCTGGTGTTTGCAGATCCGCCGTATAACCTGCAGCTGAAGGGCGAACTGAAACGCCCCGACGAATCCCATGTCGATGCCGTCAATAACGACTGGGACAAGTTCTCATCCTTCGCCGCCTATGACGATTTCACCCGCGCCTGGCTGCTCGCCTGCCGCCGCATCATGAAACCGTCGGCGACGTTGTGGGTGATCGGCTCCTACCACAATATTTTCCGCGTCGGTTCGATCATGCAGGACCTCGGCTTCTGGGTCCTCAACGACATCGTCTGGCGCAAGACCAATCCGATGCCGAATTTCCGCGGCCGCCGCTTCACCAATGCCCATGAAACCATGATCTGGGCGGCGCGCGACGAGAAGGCCAAGGGATACACGTTCAATTACGAAGCCCTGAAGGCCGCCAACGAGGACGTGCAGGCGCGTTCCGACTGGCTGATCCCGCTTTGCACCGGCGAAGAGCGCCTCAAGGGCGAGGACGGCAAGAAAGTGCACCCGACCCAGAAGCCCGAAGGCCTTTTGGCGCGCGTGCTGCTGTCGTCGTCGAAACCCGGCGATCTCGTGATCGATCCCTTCAACGGCACCGGCACCACCGGGGCCGTGGCAAAACGTCTCGGCCGCCGCTACATCGGCTTCGAGCGCGACAGGACCTATGCGGCTGCGGCGGAAGCGCGCATCGCCGCGGTGGAACCGCTGCCCGAGGCGACGCTGGCGCCGTTCATGACCGCGCGCGAAGCGCCCCGCGTGGCGTTCTCCGAACTGATCGAGCGCGGCATGATCCCGCCCGGCACCAAACTGGTCGATTCCAAGAAGCGCCACGGCGCGCTGGTTCGCGCCGACGGCGCCATCATGCTCGGCGACAAGGTCGGCTCGATCCACCGCATCGGCGCGGTGGCCCAGGGCGCGCCCGCCTGCAACGGCTGGACGTTCTGGCATGTCGAGACCAAGAACGGCCTCAAGCTGATCGACGAATTGCGGGCGGAAATCCGTTCGGAGATGGCGGCGGGCTGA